One region of Acidovorax sp. T1 genomic DNA includes:
- the gspI gene encoding type II secretion system minor pseudopilin GspI: MKRAERGFTLVEVLVALGIVAIALMAGLQATTALTRNAQRQSDIVLAQLCAENELVKVRLSRQMPGVGDSTQPCEQAGRRFDVDVIVRPTPNPSFRRVDAQVLDGENSVLRLSTIVGRY, from the coding sequence ATGAAGCGCGCGGAGCGCGGCTTCACGCTGGTCGAGGTGCTGGTGGCGCTGGGCATTGTGGCCATCGCCCTCATGGCGGGCCTGCAGGCCACCACCGCGCTGACGCGCAATGCCCAGCGGCAATCGGACATCGTGCTGGCCCAGCTGTGCGCCGAGAACGAACTGGTCAAGGTGCGCCTGTCGCGCCAGATGCCGGGTGTGGGCGACAGCACCCAACCCTGCGAGCAGGCAGGGCGCCGCTTCGACGTGGACGTGATCGTGCGGCCCACGCCGAACCCGAGTTTTCGGCGCGTGGATGCGCAGGTGCTCGATGGCGAGAACTCGGTGCTGCGCCTGTCCACCATCGTGGGCCGGTACTGA